The following coding sequences lie in one Metallumcola ferriviriculae genomic window:
- the thyX gene encoding FAD-dependent thymidylate synthase has protein sequence MKVSLLSYTDQPEKKVAAAARLCYSPIGADKLLEDMDDGRTQEFLSKLISMGHLSPLEHISFTFAIEGVSRVLSHQMVRHRIASYSQKSQRYVSEQDFQYIVPPAIKENEQALVLYREQMSVIADAYAELAKIVAKEDARYILPSACETKFVATFNARSLLNFFQHRCCRRAQWEIRQLADEMLSQVRQVAPVIFQKAGAACVSQGVCYEGAMSCGRIKNVVTRG, from the coding sequence ATGAAAGTATCGCTATTAAGCTACACCGACCAACCCGAAAAGAAGGTAGCTGCTGCAGCTAGATTATGCTACTCTCCAATAGGGGCTGATAAATTATTAGAAGATATGGATGATGGGCGAACCCAGGAGTTTTTGAGCAAATTGATATCCATGGGCCATTTATCCCCTCTGGAGCACATTTCATTTACTTTTGCCATCGAAGGTGTAAGCAGGGTACTCAGTCATCAAATGGTCAGACATCGTATTGCCTCATATTCTCAGAAGTCCCAACGCTATGTTAGTGAGCAAGATTTTCAATACATAGTTCCCCCTGCGATTAAAGAAAATGAACAGGCGCTGGTATTATATCGTGAACAAATGAGTGTTATTGCTGATGCTTATGCGGAGTTAGCGAAAATTGTTGCAAAAGAAGACGCGAGGTATATTCTGCCGTCTGCTTGTGAAACTAAATTTGTAGCCACTTTTAATGCGCGCAGTCTGCTTAATTTCTTTCAACACCGCTGTTGCCGCAGAGCGCAGTGGGAAATACGGCAATTGGCAGACGAAATGTTGAGTCAAGTCCGTCAGGTTGCCCCGGTAATTTTTCAAAAGGCAGGGGCCGCATGTGTCTCTCAGGGAGTTTGCTATGAAGGTGCTATGTCCTGCGGCAGGATAAAAAATGTAGTTACACGAGGTTAG
- a CDS encoding Mini-ribonuclease 3, with protein sequence MGWTPLSRQEVSQMSPAALAYIGDAVYEIYVRRKIVLQKPARINALHKRVVGLVNASAQAELFHFLVDRLTPDERAVARRGRNVKTGSVPKYTDVATYRHSTGLECLIGFLHLCGEEKRVEELLSFLEELDTNRKNGG encoded by the coding sequence ATGGGATGGACACCCCTTTCTCGTCAGGAAGTTTCCCAGATGTCGCCGGCAGCGCTGGCATATATAGGCGATGCCGTTTATGAAATATATGTCCGGCGTAAAATAGTTCTGCAAAAACCTGCACGTATAAATGCCCTGCACAAACGAGTAGTGGGTCTGGTAAATGCATCTGCCCAGGCAGAACTGTTTCATTTTTTAGTAGACCGTCTTACGCCGGATGAGAGAGCCGTTGCCCGAAGAGGCAGAAATGTGAAAACAGGTAGTGTTCCCAAGTATACCGATGTTGCCACATACCGCCACAGTACGGGTTTAGAGTGTCTGATTGGTTTTCTTCATCTTTGCGGCGAGGAGAAGCGGGTGGAGGAGTTGTTATCATTTTTAGAAGAGCTGGATACAAACAGGAAGAATGGGGGCTAG
- the cysS gene encoding cysteine--tRNA ligase, producing MMVKLYNTLTRTKEDLTTREPGKVHMYVCGPTTYNYIHLGNARPIVVFDVIRRYLEYRGYQVVYVQNFTDVDDKIINRAKEEGETPAQLALKYIDEYFKDADALGVRRANYHPRVTEHMDEIIEMVSTIIDNGHAYELDGSVYFDVRSFPSYGKLSRRDLDDLRSGARVEVDTSKKDPLDFALWKAAKPTEPAWESPWGLGRPGWHIECSAMSLKYLFNGFDIHGGGFDLIFPHHENEIAQAEAYSNQQPFVKHWLHNGFITVNQEKMSKSLGNFFLVREILDKFCSDVVRFYLLSTHYRSPLDFDDEKLEMSARGLERLKTARDGVRELLADGKDVDPREIEALSGNELAMYKLVEQARGKFTEAMDDDFNTALAIAVLFEISKDINKYRDGLIKEGGSLTAQQSSVLSACDKLYNDFGVDVLGIFDANEKAVGDEGMVQDLIELLIEVRQQARAKKDWAAADLIRDQLADKGINLEDTPQGCRWKWA from the coding sequence ATGATGGTTAAACTCTACAACACGTTAACTCGGACGAAGGAAGACTTAACTACGCGTGAGCCGGGAAAGGTACATATGTATGTCTGCGGGCCCACCACTTACAATTATATTCACTTAGGCAACGCTCGGCCGATAGTGGTTTTCGATGTGATCCGACGTTATTTGGAGTACCGTGGCTACCAGGTAGTTTATGTACAAAACTTTACCGATGTCGATGACAAAATCATCAATCGGGCCAAGGAGGAAGGCGAGACTCCGGCTCAATTGGCACTAAAATATATTGATGAATACTTTAAAGATGCAGATGCTCTGGGGGTACGGCGGGCAAACTATCATCCTAGGGTCACGGAGCATATGGATGAAATAATTGAGATGGTAAGCACCATTATTGACAATGGACATGCCTACGAACTAGACGGCAGTGTCTACTTTGATGTAAGAAGTTTCCCGAGTTATGGGAAGCTTTCCCGACGGGATCTCGATGACCTTAGGTCTGGAGCCCGGGTGGAAGTAGATACCAGTAAGAAAGACCCGCTGGATTTTGCCCTGTGGAAAGCGGCTAAACCTACTGAGCCCGCTTGGGAAAGCCCCTGGGGCTTGGGCAGGCCCGGATGGCATATAGAGTGTTCAGCCATGTCTTTAAAATATTTATTTAATGGTTTCGACATTCATGGCGGCGGCTTCGATTTAATTTTCCCGCATCATGAAAATGAAATCGCCCAGGCGGAGGCGTATTCCAATCAGCAGCCATTTGTTAAGCACTGGCTGCATAATGGATTTATTACGGTAAACCAAGAAAAGATGTCCAAGTCTCTCGGAAATTTCTTTTTGGTACGGGAAATATTAGACAAGTTTTGTTCCGATGTAGTACGCTTCTATCTACTTTCCACCCATTACCGGAGCCCATTGGATTTTGATGATGAGAAATTAGAAATGAGTGCCCGGGGGCTGGAGAGGTTGAAAACCGCTCGGGATGGTGTCCGGGAATTATTGGCTGACGGGAAAGATGTTGACCCGCGGGAAATAGAAGCACTATCTGGTAATGAGCTGGCAATGTATAAATTAGTTGAACAGGCCCGGGGCAAGTTTACAGAGGCCATGGATGACGACTTTAACACCGCTTTGGCAATAGCGGTGCTCTTTGAGATAAGCAAAGACATCAACAAGTATAGGGATGGGTTAATTAAGGAGGGAGGCAGCTTGACGGCGCAGCAGTCTTCGGTTCTTTCGGCTTGTGATAAATTATATAATGACTTTGGCGTTGATGTATTGGGCATTTTTGATGCGAATGAAAAGGCGGTTGGCGATGAGGGAATGGTGCAGGACTTAATTGAGCTGCTGATAGAAGTGCGGCAACAGGCTCGGGCAAAGAAAGACTGGGCTGCTGCGGATCTTATTCGTGACCAACTGGCTGACAAGGGTATCAATCTGGAAGATACTCCCCAAGGATGCCGCTGGAAGTGGGCTTAA
- the cysE gene encoding serine O-acetyltransferase — protein MFTRVKKDIQVVFERDPAARSVWEIIATYPGFHAVLMHRVAHWLFIRKRYFLARFTSQFNRWLTGIEIHPGAHIGEGLFIDHGMGVVIGETAELGDNVTLYQGVTLGGTGKEKGKRHPTLGDNVVVSTGAKVLGSIIIGTNVKIGAGSVVLRDVPDNCTVVGVPGKIVVRNGRSIADIDISVVDLQHGQLPDPMGEMILCLQRKIERLEARIEEMEGKNDG, from the coding sequence ATGTTTACCAGGGTAAAAAAAGATATTCAGGTAGTATTTGAGCGTGATCCTGCGGCACGTAGTGTTTGGGAGATAATTGCTACTTATCCGGGCTTCCATGCTGTGCTGATGCACCGTGTGGCCCATTGGCTGTTTATTCGTAAGCGCTATTTTTTGGCGCGGTTTACCTCCCAATTTAACCGATGGCTAACCGGGATAGAGATTCACCCCGGAGCCCATATCGGCGAGGGGTTGTTTATTGATCATGGTATGGGAGTAGTAATTGGGGAAACCGCCGAGCTCGGAGACAACGTAACATTATACCAGGGTGTTACCCTGGGTGGAACGGGTAAGGAGAAAGGCAAAAGGCATCCCACCCTAGGTGATAATGTAGTAGTTAGTACCGGGGCAAAGGTCCTTGGTTCAATAATAATTGGCACTAATGTTAAAATTGGGGCAGGTTCGGTTGTGCTTCGGGACGTCCCTGACAATTGTACGGTAGTAGGGGTTCCGGGTAAAATTGTGGTTAGAAACGGTAGAAGTATCGCAGATATAGATATCAGCGTCGTTGACCTGCAGCACGGGCAACTGCCCGACCCGATGGGTGAGATGATTCTCTGCCTGCAGAGAAAGATTGAAAGGTTAGAAGCGAGAATAGAAGAAATGGAGGGGAAAAATGATGGTTAA
- the gltX gene encoding glutamate--tRNA ligase, which yields MIRVRFAPSPTGPLHIGGARSALFNYLLAKKNGGKFIVRVEDTDRERSALEWEENILASLKWLGLEWDEGIQVGGEHGPYRQMERLDTYKNYTDKLLEAGHAYRCYCSTEELEADRQELMEKGELPRYLGRCRSLTEEQEKEFLNQGRKPVIRFRVPEGQQIVINDLVRGRVVFDSDGVGDYIIVKSDGIPTYNFAVVMDDALMNISHVVRGEEHLSNTPRQVLLYQALGIEAPKFAHISLILGKDRAKMSKRHGATSVVQYKKQGYLPEALVNFLALLGWSPEGEEEKFTLEELVQEFSLDRVAKNPAVFDIEKLNWLNGVYIRQTDTERIARMALPFLQEAGLVPDDEQEIDWDVFLSQVRVIQPYLVKVAEASEHFPLLLGEEVTFADKDTLAVLRDEQVPGVMESFKQKLAQLEELEPAVVKKMLKSITKELKLGGKQVFMPLRVALTGKTRGPELHDLIPVLGVSTCTNRVNSSLARANQQ from the coding sequence ATGATCAGAGTAAGATTTGCGCCCAGTCCTACGGGACCTTTACATATTGGGGGAGCTCGGTCGGCTTTATTTAATTACTTGCTGGCTAAAAAAAACGGTGGAAAGTTTATTGTTAGAGTTGAAGATACAGACCGAGAACGCTCGGCTTTGGAATGGGAAGAAAACATCCTGGCTTCGCTTAAATGGCTGGGGTTGGAATGGGATGAAGGCATCCAGGTCGGTGGGGAGCATGGGCCTTACCGTCAAATGGAGCGGTTAGATACATACAAAAATTACACGGATAAGCTTTTGGAAGCGGGACATGCTTATCGCTGCTATTGTAGTACGGAGGAATTAGAAGCGGATAGGCAGGAGTTAATGGAAAAGGGTGAACTGCCCCGGTATTTAGGACGATGCCGCAGTCTTACCGAAGAACAGGAAAAAGAATTTCTTAATCAGGGTAGAAAACCGGTCATTCGTTTCCGGGTACCTGAAGGGCAGCAGATAGTTATTAATGACCTGGTGCGCGGCAGGGTAGTTTTTGATAGTGATGGTGTGGGTGATTACATTATTGTTAAATCTGACGGGATACCCACTTATAATTTCGCCGTGGTAATGGATGATGCGTTAATGAATATATCCCACGTTGTCAGAGGTGAGGAACACCTTTCCAACACTCCTAGGCAGGTATTACTTTATCAGGCACTGGGCATAGAGGCACCTAAATTCGCACATATTTCCCTTATTTTGGGCAAGGATCGGGCTAAGATGAGTAAGCGTCATGGAGCTACTTCCGTGGTTCAGTATAAAAAACAGGGTTATCTGCCTGAAGCGTTGGTCAACTTTTTGGCATTATTGGGCTGGTCACCGGAAGGGGAAGAAGAGAAGTTCACCCTTGAAGAGCTGGTTCAAGAGTTTTCTTTGGACAGGGTGGCCAAAAATCCGGCCGTATTTGACATCGAAAAACTTAATTGGCTGAACGGGGTATATATTCGTCAGACAGACACTGAAAGGATTGCCCGAATGGCGCTGCCATTTTTGCAGGAGGCGGGGCTGGTACCCGATGACGAACAGGAGATAGATTGGGATGTATTTCTTTCCCAGGTTAGGGTAATACAGCCATACCTGGTTAAAGTGGCTGAAGCATCAGAACACTTTCCGCTGCTGCTGGGGGAAGAAGTAACTTTTGCCGACAAGGATACTTTAGCCGTCTTAAGGGACGAGCAGGTACCCGGGGTAATGGAAAGCTTTAAGCAAAAGTTAGCTCAGTTGGAAGAGCTGGAGCCGGCTGTGGTTAAGAAAATGCTTAAAAGCATCACTAAGGAGCTTAAGCTCGGCGGCAAGCAGGTTTTTATGCCATTGAGGGTGGCTTTAACTGGAAAAACTCGCGGCCCGGAACTGCACGACTTAATTCCTGTACTGGGGGTTTCTACTTGTACCAATCGTGTTAATAGCAGCCTGGCCAGGGCTAACCAGCAATAG
- the ispF gene encoding 2-C-methyl-D-erythritol 2,4-cyclodiphosphate synthase produces MRVGIGYDVHRLVPERKLIVGGELIDYHLGLLGHSDADVLTHAIMDALLGTVGLGDIGKHFPDSDPSYQGISSLKLLAEVVGKIREQGYEIGNIDGIIIAERPKMSPYIPRMVTRLANVTALKEDQINIKATTTEGLGYTGEGKGIAAQAIAMVL; encoded by the coding sequence ATGCGAGTAGGAATTGGTTACGATGTTCACCGGTTGGTGCCGGAGAGGAAATTAATTGTCGGCGGTGAGTTAATAGATTATCACTTAGGTCTGTTGGGGCATTCTGATGCGGATGTTTTAACCCATGCAATTATGGATGCATTGTTGGGCACTGTGGGTCTAGGGGATATTGGTAAACATTTCCCAGACAGCGACCCGTCGTATCAGGGAATTTCTAGCCTAAAACTGTTGGCGGAAGTGGTAGGGAAGATTAGGGAACAGGGTTATGAAATAGGTAACATTGACGGGATTATCATTGCGGAAAGGCCGAAAATGAGTCCCTACATCCCCCGAATGGTTACGCGGCTCGCCAATGTGACAGCTTTAAAAGAGGACCAGATAAACATTAAAGCCACCACTACGGAAGGGCTGGGGTATACCGGTGAAGGTAAAGGCATAGCCGCTCAGGCTATTGCTATGGTACTTTAA
- the ispD gene encoding 2-C-methyl-D-erythritol 4-phosphate cytidylyltransferase — MKSNVNKQFISLKGKPVLAHTLEKFERSPLINDIIVVVRDKEIELCRSAVLDKHAFKKIKALVAGGDERVHSVAKGLAQCSEDTDLVVVHDGARPLLTLSLLQRVLEKALECGAAIAAVHVKDCIKEVGDEGHVRQTLERSCLWAAQTPQAFRYSVLKEAYDKALPDVVYDDAMLVELCQGDVRVVEGDYRNIKVTTPADLKIAAVMMEESACE, encoded by the coding sequence ATGAAAAGCAATGTAAATAAGCAGTTTATTTCATTGAAGGGCAAGCCGGTCCTGGCTCACACGCTGGAAAAATTTGAGAGAAGCCCGCTGATTAACGATATAATAGTTGTAGTAAGAGATAAGGAAATAGAGCTTTGCCGCTCGGCGGTTTTAGACAAACATGCTTTTAAGAAAATCAAAGCCCTGGTAGCCGGTGGTGATGAACGGGTCCATTCTGTTGCCAAAGGATTGGCGCAGTGTAGTGAAGATACTGATTTAGTGGTCGTGCATGATGGAGCGCGGCCACTTTTAACATTGTCTCTACTTCAGCGTGTTTTGGAAAAGGCGTTGGAATGCGGTGCTGCCATAGCAGCAGTGCACGTTAAGGACTGCATTAAGGAAGTAGGAGACGAGGGGCATGTGAGGCAGACGCTTGAGCGAAGCTGCCTCTGGGCTGCCCAGACACCTCAGGCCTTTCGCTATTCAGTATTAAAGGAAGCGTATGACAAAGCTTTGCCAGACGTAGTTTATGATGATGCGATGCTGGTGGAGCTGTGTCAAGGTGATGTTCGAGTGGTGGAGGGGGATTACCGCAACATTAAGGTCACCACACCCGCAGATCTTAAAATAGCAGCCGTAATGATGGAGGAAAGCGCATGCGAGTAG
- a CDS encoding PIN/TRAM domain-containing protein has product MVKKFVRLLIAVLAGWGGFSLSNALVLLWYTGPLEVKWAIIGLSAIISALIGFYIAPYIISFVVQFTGWLEVKLYKTPIQDIVGGAVGLIFGLIIAWLLGSSLETIPLIGNWLPLFASLIFGYLGMSVGVKKKEELLNITAIFPSRSGKEKHSGKTGGTKTRVKILDTSVIIDGRIADICKTGFVEGVLIIPGFVLEELRHIADSSDLLKRNRGRRGLDILNKMRKEFDVLVKIHEEDFDDISEVDSKLVRLAQKLNGDILTNDFNLNKVAELQEVKVLNINELANAVKPVVLPGEEMSVQVIKDGKEAGQGIGYLDDGTMIVVENGRRFIGRTINVLVTSVLQTAAGRMIFAKPKSQDKANNQQIERGEYQCLT; this is encoded by the coding sequence GGTTTTCCCTAAGCAATGCGCTGGTTCTTTTGTGGTATACCGGTCCCTTAGAAGTTAAATGGGCCATCATCGGTCTAAGCGCCATTATTTCTGCATTAATTGGATTTTACATCGCTCCATACATAATCAGTTTTGTGGTGCAGTTTACCGGTTGGTTGGAAGTTAAACTTTACAAAACGCCAATCCAGGATATTGTTGGCGGGGCTGTTGGACTTATTTTTGGTCTTATTATTGCGTGGTTGTTAGGTTCATCCTTAGAAACAATTCCTTTGATAGGGAATTGGCTGCCCTTATTTGCAAGTTTGATTTTTGGTTATCTGGGCATGAGTGTTGGAGTTAAAAAGAAGGAAGAATTGTTAAATATTACTGCTATTTTTCCTTCCCGCTCAGGTAAAGAAAAGCATTCGGGAAAGACTGGCGGCACTAAAACGAGGGTGAAGATTTTAGATACCAGCGTCATTATTGACGGACGGATTGCAGACATATGCAAAACCGGGTTTGTTGAAGGGGTATTAATTATTCCCGGATTTGTCCTGGAAGAACTTCGACATATTGCCGATTCTTCCGATTTGTTAAAAAGAAATCGCGGTCGTCGAGGATTAGACATTTTAAACAAAATGCGTAAGGAATTTGATGTACTGGTTAAAATTCATGAAGAGGATTTTGACGATATATCAGAGGTGGATAGCAAGTTGGTACGATTAGCCCAGAAGCTTAACGGGGACATCCTTACTAATGACTTTAATTTAAATAAAGTGGCTGAATTGCAAGAGGTAAAGGTGCTGAATATTAATGAGCTTGCAAATGCGGTAAAGCCGGTAGTGCTGCCTGGCGAAGAGATGTCCGTGCAGGTAATTAAGGATGGTAAGGAAGCAGGACAAGGGATTGGTTATCTAGATGATGGCACCATGATAGTAGTGGAAAATGGCAGAAGATTTATCGGTCGAACGATCAATGTTTTGGTAACCAGCGTGCTGCAAACTGCGGCCGGAAGAATGATTTTTGCAAAGCCTAAAAGCCAAGACAAAGCAAATAACCAGCAAATAGAGCGAGGGGAATATCAATGCCTCACATAA